In the genome of Mytilus edulis chromosome 3, xbMytEdul2.2, whole genome shotgun sequence, one region contains:
- the LOC139514133 gene encoding uncharacterized protein, whose product MITLLRNLTTIKHPRGGFDTLPSATETTPGADLARIKYYRNYLAHLDDGKVGSIAFNTAWNIISETVGRLGGQHMKEECDLLKNKTLDQTNREIMMDIKRSNDEIKELKESFASLKRSHDELQVDHAEMTKEVKRLKTLQDDTVPWNIREKNDDTLTSWKDNDDKMFINTRAALTVLTYIKENSCVTIIASSGVGKTCILRHTALKMAEENYDVLLVTDPGEIVKFYNPYKKTLFVVDDLCGNFSVDQSDIKSWEPVMENIKQILEKKQAKIIAACRLQVYQDEKFESLSVFKSCACNLLSENVCLSETEKQSIAEIYLKTKASEITDYYNLYDCFPLLCKLYHDNPILNVKNFFQNPFSVYEAEINKLLQKGHHTKYCALALCVIFNNKLKEEILTEEVGDETRTIIENTCEACRLDRGTSRLVLQDELDSLIHTFIKKENNIYKIIHDKIFDFLTFFYGQKIIPCLIKNADSCLVKERFSVEKSDCLDRFISVIPQQYHQMYKERLIDDWSKGKVQDVFSNLNMKKPLFREQLLLHLKTLDISYQRQLAHICNKPNQGCNDDDNVYDYDGYDDGIYCFDDDYWGHHEDQDGHNDNGDDDEEDDDDNKDDDDIDDADDDVLSNCCVIGEISLVLWCCDHGVDINKSTCYNGESPLMKACKGGHTAIVKMLLDRGANFDKCDASDQTPLMKACEHGHAVIVKMLENRGADYDKCDNTGQSPVMKACKHGHLEIVKMLIYKGADCNKCNNVGQSPVMKACEHGHTEIVKMLISRGADFNKCENTGQSPVMKACKHGYFEIVKMLIDKGADYNKCNSLGQSPVMKACEHGHTEIVKMLISRGADFNKCNNGGQSPLMKACQHGHLEIVKMVISRGADYNKCDNDGQFPLIKACENGHIEIGKLLLEIGADFNVCDNDGESTVMKACKHGHREVAMMLIDRGADYHKCENWGESPVMKACEQGHIEIVKMLIDREADFNKCDCFGQSPILTACENGHIEIVKLLLDKGTDFNLCDYNSWSTAMKAHKHCNIVVGMMFVDWRADYICGYWGESPLMKACAQGHTKIVDMLLERGADYNKYDGCGETPLMKACKNGRTDILKMLLDRGADYNNYDGYGETPVMKASEYGHTDTLKILLDRGADYNISDGMGETPIMKVCENGHTDTLNILLDRGADCNKCNGLGRTPAMMACQRGHKEIVKILLERGADFNKCDIDGDIAVFIADNQGYPEIVDLIDNSEKQCLKIKNKSDGDCQL is encoded by the exons ATGATAACTCTTCTACGAAACCTCACAACCATAAAACATCCTCGTGGAGGATTTGATACCTTACCTTCTGCCACGGAAACAACACCAGGTGCAGATTTGGCAAGAATCAAATACTACAGGAACTACCTTGCTCACCTAGATGATGGGAAAGTAGGAAGTATAGCCTTCAACACAGCATGGAACATTATATCTGAG ACTGTTGGAAGATTAGGTGGACAACATATGAAGGAGGAGTGTGATCtactaaaaaacaaaacattagacCAGACAAATAGAGAAATCATGATGGATATCAAACGTTCTAATGATGAAATAAAGGAACTCAAAGAGTCGTTTGCTAGTTTGAAAAGATCCCATGATGAACTCCAAGTCGATCATGCTGAAATGACAAAAGAAGTAAAAAGGTTGAAAACTTTACAAGATGATACAGTACCTTGGAATATCAGAG aaaaaaatgatgaCACACTTACATCCTGGAAAGACAATGAtgataaaatgtttataaacacaAGAGCTGCTCTAACAGTACTAACATATATAAAGGAAAATAGTTGCGTTACCATTATTGCTAGTTCTGGTGTAGGCAAAACGTGCATTCTCCGACATACAGCTTTAAAGATGGCAGAGGAAAATTATGATGTTCTTCTTGTGACAGATCCAGGTGAAATTGTTAAGTTTTACAATCCATACAAGAAAACATTGTTTGTTGTTGATGATTTATGTGGAAACTTTTCTGTTGATCAGAGTGACATTAAAAGCTGGGAACCCGTTATGGagaatataaaacaaattcttgaaaaaaaacaagcaaaaataATTGCAGCATGCCGATTACAAGTATACCAGGATGAAAAGTTTGAATCTTTATCAGTCTTCAAATCATGTGCATGTAACTTGTTATCAGAGAATGTGTGTTTGTCAGAAACTGAAAAACAGTCAATAGCAGagatatatttgaaaacaaaagccTCTGAGATTACTGACTATTACAATTTATATGATTGTTTCCCACTTTTATGTAAATTATACCATGATAATCCTATACTTAATGTTAAGAATTTCTTTCAGAATCCATTTTCAGTTTATGAAGCTGAGATTAATAAGCTACTCCAGAAAGGACATCACACTAAATACTGTGCTTTGGCTCTGTGTGTGATCtttaataacaaattaaaagaagaaatattGACAGAAGAGGTGGGTGACGAAACTAGGACTATCATTGAGAACACATGTGAGGCATGCAGATTAGACAGGGGAACATCAAGACTGGTACTACAGGATGAACTTGACTCACTCATACATACATTCataaagaaagaaaacaacataTACAAGATTATACATGATAAGATATTCGACTTTCTAACTTTCTTCTATGGGCAAAAAATTATCCCATGCTTGATAAAGAATGCAGATAGCTGTTTAGTTAAAGAAAGATTTTCAGTTGAAAAAAGTGACTGTCTCGATCGGTTTATTTCTGTCATACCACAACAGTATCACCAAATGTACAAAGAGAGATTGATTGATGATTGGTCAAAGGGAAAAGTTCAAGATGTATTTAGTAACCTTAATATGAAGAAGCCTCTGTTCAGAGAGCAATTGCTTCTTCATTTGAAAACACTTGATATATCTTACCAGAGACAGCTCGCTCACATCTGTAATAAACCTAATCAAGGATGCAACGATGATGATAATGTGTATGATTATGATGGTTATGATGATGGTATCTATTGTTTTGATGATGATTATTGGGGTCACCATGAAGATCAAGATGGTCATAATGATAATGGTGATGATGATGAAGAAGATGATGATGATAATAAAGATGATGATGATATTGATGATGCTGATGATGATGTTCTATCAAACTGTTGTGTTATCGGTGAAATTTCTTTGGTTCTGTGGTGTTGTGATCATGGTGTAGATATTAATAAGAGTACGTGTTATAATGGAGAGTCACCTTTAATGAAGGCCTGTAAAGGTGGACATACAGCAATAGTTAAAATGTTGTTAGATAGAGGAGCCAATTTTGATAAATGTGATGCTAGTGACCAGACACCTTTAATGAAGGCTTGTGAACATGGTCATGCAGTAATAGTAAAGATGTTGGAAAACAGAGGAGCCGACTATGATAAATGTGACAATACTGGTCAGTCCCCTGTAATGAAGGCTTGTAAACATGGTCATCTCGAAATAGTAAAGATGTTGATATACAAAGGGGCAGACTGTAATAAATGTAACAATGTAGGTCAGTCACCAGTAATGAAGGCTTGTGAAcatggtcatacagaaatagtaaagatgTTGATATCCAGAGGAGCAGACTTTAACAAATGTGAAAATACTGGTCAGTCCCCTGTAATGAAGGCTTGTAAACATGGTTATTTCGAAATAGTAAAGATGTTGATAGACAAAGGAGCAGACTATAATAAATGTAACAGTCTAGGTCAGTCACCAGTAATGAAGGCTTGTGAAcatggtcatacagaaatagtaaagatgTTGATATCCAGAGGAGCAGACTTTAACAAATGTAATAATGGGGGTCAGTCACCTCTTATGAAGGCTTGTCAACATGGTCATCTAGAAATAGTAAAGATGGTTATATCCAGAGGAGCAGACTATAATAAATGTGATAATGATGGTCAATTCCCTTTAATAAAAGCTTGTGAAAATGGTCATATAGAAATAGGAAAATTGCTGTTAGAGATAGGTGCAGACTTTAATGTATGTGATAATGACGGGGAATCAACTGTTATGAAGGCTTGTAAACATGGTCATAGAGAAGTAGCCATGATGTTGATCGACAGAGGAGCAGACTATCATAAATGTGAGAATTGGGGAGAGTCACCTGTAATGAAGGCTTGTGAACAAGGTCATATCGAAATAGTTAAGATGTTGATAGACAGAGAAGCAGATTTTAATAAATGTGATTGTTTTGGACAATCACCTATATTAACGGCTTGTGAAAATGGTCATATAGAAATAGTAAAATTGTTGTTAGATAAAGGGACAGACTTTAATTTGTGTGATTATAACAGTTGGTCTACTGCTATGAAGGCTCATAAACATTGTAATATAGTAGTAGGTATGATGTTTGTCGACTGGAGAGCAGACTATATATGTGGGTATTGGGGAGAGTCACCTTTAATGAAGGCTTGTGCACAAGGTCATACTAAAATAGTAGATATGTTGTTAGAAAGAGGAGCAGACTATAATAAATATGACGGATGTGGAGAGACACCTTTAATGAAAGCTTGTAAAAATGGTCGTACAGACATATTAAAGATGTTGCTAGACAGGGGAGCAGACTATAACAACTATGATGGTTATGGAGAGACACCTGTAATGAAGGCTTCTGAATATGGTCATACAGATACATTAAAAATATTGTTAGATAGAGGAGCAGACTATAACATCTCTGACGGAATGGGAGAGACACCTATAATGAAGGTTTGTGAAAATGGTCATACAGACACATTAAATATATTGTTAGACAGAGGAGCAGACTGCAACAAATGTAACGGTTTGGGGAGGACCCCTGCAATGATGGCTTGTCAACGTGGTCATAAAGAAATTGTAAAGATTTTGTTAGAAAGAGGAGCAGACTTTAATAAATGTGACATTGACGGAGACATAGCTGTTTTCATTGCTGATAATCAGGGTTATCCAGAAATCGTCGATTTGATTGATAATTCGGAGAAGCAGTgtcttaaaattaaaaacaaaagtgaTGGTGACTGCCAGTTGTAA